The Lathyrus oleraceus cultivar Zhongwan6 chromosome 5, CAAS_Psat_ZW6_1.0, whole genome shotgun sequence genome includes the window TAGTTAGGAGGTTACATTATTATACACGatatattaaatatatgatgaaacaaattaatATGAACAGTATGTGGTGCAGTGGTAACATGTTTGACTCTTGATCAAAAGGTTATGTTTTCAATTCTTGTTGATTGCAAAATtaaattttcttttcacaagCAACACACTGAGGCGCTAGATGCAAGCATTGGTCTCTcttcatgaggcccaatgcatcggggggttattttcgtattttttttgaaaaacctaattattttaaaaaaaaaggcCCAATGCATCTGgtggttattttcgtattttttttgaaaaacctaattattttaaaaaaaaatcaaaaaaattacATTCTAACAGTCAATTAAATCCCTTTTTAATCAATAATTAATTAAATCTTTTGTATTATGCCGAATGGAGAGAATCATGGTCTATAACTTTTGGCCCATTCATGATGTGGTTGGATACTTGCCTCATATTTGTAAGAGATTTTAAAGTGTAGGAtcaacaaaataaagaaaatatgataaaataaatgGTACGTAAACATTTTACTCTATGTCAGATAATTATCCTAACTAATAAATTctttttaatatttaatttttattttaattacatCTAAGTATATCATTCATGAAATGGCTCCGATAAACTGATAGTATACATTTTTTTATATTATCGATGTGTAATAAGTAAACTCAATTTAAATAcgaataatttttttttaaaacttttatAACTCTACAAGAAATACTTTTGTCATTTTAAtgatataaaaaattaaaaaatatattcaaacaaaattattattaaaatttaaaattatgaATATTTTATTCATTTAATCAAAACCCTACTCAGCGAAGCTCAACAACAGCTCCAACAAAACGACATCGCATTTCGTACTGAACTCAATTCGCCGGAAAACGCAGCCGGAGTTCGTCGTCGGCCGCCTCAAACAGTAAGAAGGTTTGTCCAGGTTTTCCGTCTCTCCGTTTACGTTCTCCTCTATTGTTACATGAGCGAGAACGCGATTCCACGATTGCGCACTAAATCTTAGGGTTTGACAATATAGAAAATTTTAGAACAATTTTGTGATATATATGAACAATTTGATTTGAAGATTGCTTCCTTCAGAGGCGCTGATAATCACTATGCTAGATTTTATGTGTATCATTGCTGCTTTGAGTTCTATTTTATTTTGTGTATTGTTTTATGCATTCACTTTTTGATTCTTTTCATGATTCCTACCGCAAGAATTAAAAATGGTGAATCATTTAGGGTCTGTTTGGATAAACAGCTTATTTACAGCTTATAGAGCTTATAGAAGATGTGGTTATCAAAATAAGCGCTTATGAATAAATTTTCATAAGCTATTTTTAtaacaaaagataaaataaattTAAGTTTTCTTTTAATATGCTATAAGTTGTTTTTATAAACTATCTTGGAGAACTTATAAAAATAAGCTAAAAAAATATGTATGAAAAATGTCATAAGTTGTTTTGATAATATCTCCTAAACTGTCACAAACTTATGCCAATAGATAAGTTCAAGTAAGCCAATCCAAACAGGCCCTTAATGTATTTTGATCCTTGTATGAACTTCACATATGTAGATTTATTGCTAAAAGTATACTTTTTTAATTCAACCATTTCTGAACAGTGCTTCACAGAAGTTCACACTTATTTCCTTTATTGCAGATAGTCCTGAATGTCCTGTTATTGTAGGATAATCAGTGTTGTTAATCATGGTATGGTCAAGTATAAGTAGGAGAACCCGTCTTTTGCCGTACTTAAGGGCTTTCCGAAATTCCCCAGAATTCAGGTAATTTGATGTTTGCATTCTTTCTGAAGTTTGTGTTACTCTTTTTCTTAAGTAGGTTATTGATCATTGTTGTTCTAAGGAATGATCGAAAGCATATTTTTAATTTGTATTGGTGGAATAAGAGCTTTTATTTTACCAGTTGAGGAGATTTCTTGGACAATTATGCTTTCAAGTTGTGTTTTTATTTGAATataatgtttttttttgttaattCAGGGGGCAATCTATTATTCCTGAAGGACCAGGTTATAACATAGTTAATCCTTGTTCTGGATTCCAGCGTGATTTCTCTTGTAAAATACGTCTGTCAAGGTTTAAGCATGAATTGAGTACATTGTCACTCCATCATTGTTACCGCTCTTCAGCTTTTGCTTCACACAATGTTGGAAGGTTGTGTTCCATGCCTGGTTTCCGACACATCTCATCTCATGCATCCAGAGAGCAAAAATCACGAAAGATGCTCATTTACTTGACAGGCTTGGTCTTTGGAATGGTTGGAATGTCATATGCTGCAGTTCCCCTTTACCGGAGATTTTGCCAAGCAACTGGCTATGGGGGAACTATTACCCGACGTGAGGTATAGGTGACTTTGTTTTCAATGGTTTCTCATTTTCTTTTCAAATTCTTTGACAATTTTTTTTACATTCGTTGGTTGCAATTTCTGAATTTCACATTTTTACAGAGTGTTGAAGAAAAGATTGAAAGGCATGATAGAAATCAAACAGCCACCTCAAGGTGTTGTTTTTACTCCTTAAGGTGACCAGCTAGCTTTTTTCTAGTTGTAATGGGTTGATGAGCTaccattttttattttttttcagGGAAATTGTGGTACAGTTCaatgctgatattgctgatggGATGCAATGGAAGTTTGTTCCTACACAGAGAGAGGTTTGTCTTTGTTTAATAAATCCTTAACCTTACCGCAGTCCGCAAATATGCTGTGTTTCCATCacataattttattttatatcTTGAAACTGTTAAATTTATTTACAACAGTCCATGATAATTTAATACTGGCCATTCAAAGAGGGATGCTGAAAGTCTAGTTAAAGTTCTTAGCTATGCTCGAAACGGAAAATGCTTGGTTGTCATAAATTAGTCTAATCTGTTGGGGGGCAATGATATTTTTTGAATCTAATTCTTACATGCAAAATTTTCATATGTTATTACTTGAAAAGTTGGATGTTGTACACACCACCTGATATCCAATAGGAAAAGTGAAAAAGAAGTAAGAATTGTAATGTAGCATTATTCATTTGCTCTACCAGGTTAGGGTGAAGCCCGGAGAAAGTGCCCTCGCATTTTATACCGCAGAAAACAAAAGTTCTACTCCAATAACCGGTGTTTCTACCTATAATGTAACTCCTATGAAGGTACTGGCTACTGAACTCTTCACTTCACATACCTATCTACCATGACAATCTGAGATTTTGACAAGTTCATATTACAAAGTTCAACTTTATTAAAATCATCATGTCATAGTTAAGAACATAACATCAAATCTATTCGTGTTGGAATGGAAGTCCCTTTGAGAACTTTTTTATGCTCAAATAATAGAGCTTAACTTTGAAgaattattttcattttgtttcCATATTCTCCACTTCTAGAACTATCCTAAAGTAGCAATTTTACGAAATGTTAAAATCATAAATTTTCTTGTACAGGCTGGAGTTTACTTTAATAAAATACAATGCTTCTGTTTTGAGGAGCAGCGACTACTTCCCGGAGAGCAGATTGACATGCCTGTAAGTAGTTTTCTCAATTTGAATTCAAGTATACAATAATACTCATGCAT containing:
- the LOC127084275 gene encoding cytochrome c oxidase assembly protein COX11, mitochondrial, coding for MVWSSISRRTRLLPYLRAFRNSPEFRGQSIIPEGPGYNIVNPCSGFQRDFSCKIRLSRFKHELSTLSLHHCYRSSAFASHNVGRLCSMPGFRHISSHASREQKSRKMLIYLTGLVFGMVGMSYAAVPLYRRFCQATGYGGTITRRESVEEKIERHDRNQTATSREIVVQFNADIADGMQWKFVPTQREVRVKPGESALAFYTAENKSSTPITGVSTYNVTPMKAGVYFNKIQCFCFEEQRLLPGEQIDMPVFFYIDPEIEDDPKMDGINNIILSYTFFKVSEE